The DNA window TCTGGGAAGGGGTAAGGCCCGCTTTGAAGGGCTTGAATGTCTGGTGGAAAACGAGCAACTCGTCGAGCGTCAACTCTTCCACCAGTTCAAGATAAGGCGCGGCTATGCTGATCTGCCGAAACCAGTTGTCGGCCTCCAGCACACGGCCGTTCAGGGAATACGATAAGGTGCCCTCGGTGGTGGGCAGATTCCCGGCCAGCAACTGAAGCAGCGTCGATTTGCCGCTGCCATTGGGGCCGACAAACGTGTAACTCGTTCCAGCTGTAAGCGTCAGGTCGACGCGCCGGACGATCCACTCCCGGCGGTATTTTTTCCCTAGCTGTTCAGCCTTGATCTGCATATGCTGCGGTGGTCGGTATTCGGTTTACGGTTTACAGTGCGTTGGTAGCCTAATGCGATAGCCACTGTAAACCGTAAACCGAATACCGTAAACGGCCCTTAGTCTCTGTCTATACCACCCGACGCCGGGCCCTTCATGATGCCGCGTTCGGAGCTGCGGATGAAGTTAACGATCTCATCGCGCTCGTCGGAGGGGGGCAGTTCGAGTTCAATCTGGGTCAGCGCATCTGCGTTGTTGAGACCGCGCAGATAGATGTACCGGTAGATTTCCTGAACCTGATTGATCTTGTCGTTATCGAATCCGCGTCGGCGCAGACCGACGGAGTTGATACCCGTGTAGGAGAGGGGCTCGCGGGCCGCTTTGGTAAATGGTGGCACGTCTTTCCGCACCAGCGATCCGCCCGAAACGATAGCGTGCGCACCAATTTTCACCCACTGATGCACTGAACTCGACCCGCCGATGATTGCCCAGTCGCCCATGTGTACGTGACCTGCCATCTGCACGTTGTTGATAACCAGACAGTTGTTGCCAATCCGGCAGTCGTGGGCTATGTGCGCATAGGCCATGATGAGACAGTTGGTGCCAATCTCCGTTTTCCAGTGCTCTTCGGTACCCCGGCTGATTGTCGCGTACTCCCGTATCGTGGTGTTGTCGCCGATGAATGTCAGCGTATACTCGTTTTTGAACTTCAGATCCTGCGGAGTCGATGAAATCACCGCACCTGGGTAAATCTTGCAGTTGCGGCCAATCCGGGCCCCCTCGTTGATGACCGCGTGCGACCCGATCCAGGTGCCCTCGGCGATATCAACGTCTTTATGAATAATGGCAAACGGTTCGATCACCACGTTCTGCGCGATTCGGGCTTCCGGGTGAATGTATGCTAATGGTTGAATCATTGTTGTCCATCAACGAGTTCAACGTTTACTGTTTAACGTTCGGAGTTGGCGGGTTTCGCTCGGAACAGTAAACGGTAAACATTGAACGTTAAACTATTTTTTCTTAACCAGACTGGCAATCATGTCGGCTTCGCAAACCAGCTGATTAGCTACGTAGCCGCGTCCCTGCATCTTCACGATTCCCCGCTTCATCGGACTGGTAAATTCACACCGGAAAATCACGGTGTCGCCCGGTAAAACGTTGCGCCGGAACCGGCAGTTTTCAATACCAACCAGGAATGGCCAGTAATTCTCCGGATCGGGTACGGTGCTAAGCACCAGAATACCACCCGTTTGTGCCATAGCTTCCAGCTGCATCACGCCGGGCATCACCGGGTTGCCCGGAAAGTGGCCCGGAAAGAACGGCTCATTCATCGTCACGTTCTTGATGCCAACCACACTGTTTTCGTCCAGCGCGATGATCTTGTCGATCATCTGGAACGGGTACCGGTGGGGCAGCATTTGCGAGATCCGGTTGATATCGAGAACGGCAGGCTGGGTCGGATCGTATTGCGGAACCTGGTTAGCCGCGTTTTTCTGAATCAGCTTCTTTATTTTCTTGGCGAGGGCAACGTTGGCTGCGTGGCCGGGTCGGGCCGCCAGAATCTGCGCTTTGATGGGCCGACCGATCAGGGCCAGATCACCAACTACGTCGAGCAACTTATGGCGGGCCATCTCGTTGGGGTAGTGCAGGTCCAGGTTGTTCAGAATACCGTCGTTTTTGTTGACGCTGACCTTCGGCTTGTTCAAAAGCTCCGCCAGGTAGTCGAGTTCGCCGTCGTTGACTTCCCGGTCGACGATGACGATGGCATTGGTCAGGTCGCCCCTTTAATCAGGTTCTGTTTGTAGAGAGCCTCCAGTTCGTGCAGAAACACGAACGTCCGGCAGCTGGCGATCTGCTCCGGAAACTGGCTGATGTCGTTCAGATACGCATGCTGGCTTGGAATGACCCGCGAGTTGTAATCAACCATCACCGTCAGGCGGTAATCGTTGAGGGGCAGCGCAGCCATTTCAATATCCTTGTCGGGATTCCGGTAATGAACGTATTCATTGACCTCGAAGTAGTTCCGCTGGGCGTTCTGTTCTTCGATACCCGCGTCGCGCAGGGCGTCGATAAACTGGATCGAAGAGCCGTCCATGATGGGCGGTTCGGGGCCGTCGAGCTGAATCAGTACGTTGTCGAGTTGCAGGCCGACCAGTGCCGCCAGCGTATGCTCGACCGTATGGACCCGCGCCCCGCTCTGCTCGATGGTCGTACCACGCGATAGATCGACCACGTTGTCCACGTCGGCATCGACGATGGGTTGTCCCGGCAGATCGACCCGCTGAAACTTATAGCCGTGGTTGGTCGGCGCGGGCAGAAACGTCATCGTTGCCGTCACACCCGTATGCAGGCCCACGCCCGATACCGAAACGGCCTTCCGAATAGTCTGTTGTTTTGTATTCATTCGTGTCCAGTGGGGGAGCCGGGTTCAAGGTTTTTGGTTCAATGTTTAAGGTTCTGCACCAGGTCAGTGTAGAACAACTTTAAACGTTAGACATTAAACCTTAAACTTGGCCTCACCACTACTTATTCGTTTTCTTTTCCAAATCCGTGAGTCGCCGGTCAAGGTCCGGGAGTTTCCGGAACACGGCCAGCGAACGCATACTTTCTTTCAGGCCAAAGGCGGGCGAACTGTTGATTGCGGTGTTGACTTCGGTTACGTTCTTGCCCACGCCCGATTGTGCGCCGACTTTCGTACCGTCGGCGATGTTCAGGTGACCGGCAAAACCGACCTGCCCGCCGATGACGCAGTTGGCCCCAATTTTCGTCGAACCCGAAATGCCCGACTGTGCCGCAATAACCGTGTTCTGGCCAATTTCGACGTTGTGACCGATCTGAATCAGGTTATCGAGTTTGGCTCCTTTCCGGATGATGGTTGAGCCCATTGTTGCACAGTCGATCGTTGTGCCTGATCCTACGTTTACGTAATCTTCCAGAATTACGTTGCCCAGTTGAGGAATCGTTTTGTATGTTCCGTCGGGCTGGGGGGCAAATCCGAAGCCTTCACCGCCGACAACCGCATTGCCGTGAACAACGCAGTACCGCCCAACGACGCTGTTGTTGAGAATGCGCGCGCCGGGGTGGATGATTGTGTTATCACCGATGCTGACGTTATCGCCGACGTAGGCGTGGGGGTAGATCTTGACGTTCTGACCCAGGCGGCAGTTCCGGCCGATGTAGGAAAAAGCACCCCGATAAATCCCGTCGCCGGTTTCGGTACCTGCCCCAACAAACGACGGTTCTTCGACGCCGACCCGCGCAAAGTTGATTTGCTGGTAATATTGCTCCAGCAGTTGGGTGAAGGCTGAGTACGAATTGTCGACGTAAATCAGACTGGCCGTAACGGGCTTCTGGGGCCGAAAATCCCGATTGACGATAACTGCTGACGCGCCCGTTGTGTACAGGTGCGGCTCATATTTCAGGTTGGCGAGAAACGAAATGTCGCCCGCGGCCCCTTCTTCTATTTTTGCAATATTTCGGATAGCAAGCGTTTCGTCGCCTTCAACCTCGCCACCCAGCAGTGTAGCAATCTGCCTGACAGTAAACTCCATAGTGATTTAATGGCCTTCGCCAGCGCCCGGACCAGCCGGAATTTCGGCCGCTAAGGTAGGTAACAAATTGCACTTTGTTGGGGTAGACGACTGATTATGCCGTGTATCCGTTTGTCGGGGTAGTATCACCTTCCGGTCAGACACTCCCGACCGGCTCCCGCACTACCAGATCCCGTGCCCAGCAAACGTAATATCGACGCACAATGTTGGTCAGCACCTGAATATTGGACAGGTCCGACGCATCGGCAATGTCGATTACTTTTCCCGATCGTAGTTTGATATTGATTCGCTCCTGCGAGGGCAGGTAAGCTGCATTGGTAGCCTGCCCTTCGATCAGGAAGTACGATAGTGCGTCGTCCGATAGCCCTTTCCGGCGCAGCTGGGCTTCCAGTTCGGTCAGTAGTTCGCCGGAGAACGGTTCGGTGGAGAGCATGATTTTGAACAGCCGCCGGTCGAGCAGCATCTGACTGATCGTGGCCAGTACAAAATCGTCGTGCTGCGCCCACTGCTTCACGCACGACCACACATCGTAGTCATCGAGCTGGGTGAAGGCGTGCAGGTAACGGGGTTCCCGGCTGAACTGCTCAAGCGATACACTTTCGGCCAGAAACAGGCGGAAGGCGGGCGGGGCAAATACGTCAGCGCCCTGCCGGATCAGAAAGCGGGCCCGGCGCAGAATCTGCACCAGCATCGATTCGCAGCAGATCGACGTTTTGTGCAAATACACTTGCCAGTACATCAGTCGCCGGGCGTTCAGGAAGTTCTCGACGCTCAGAATGCCCTTGGCTTCCACGACCAGTTCATCGTCGACCAGATCGAGCATTTTGATGATGCGCTCGGCCCCGAT is part of the Spirosoma rhododendri genome and encodes:
- the lpxD gene encoding UDP-3-O-(3-hydroxymyristoyl)glucosamine N-acyltransferase; translated protein: MEFTVRQIATLLGGEVEGDETLAIRNIAKIEEGAAGDISFLANLKYEPHLYTTGASAVIVNRDFRPQKPVTASLIYVDNSYSAFTQLLEQYYQQINFARVGVEEPSFVGAGTETGDGIYRGAFSYIGRNCRLGQNVKIYPHAYVGDNVSIGDNTIIHPGARILNNSVVGRYCVVHGNAVVGGEGFGFAPQPDGTYKTIPQLGNVILEDYVNVGSGTTIDCATMGSTIIRKGAKLDNLIQIGHNVEIGQNTVIAAQSGISGSTKIGANCVIGGQVGFAGHLNIADGTKVGAQSGVGKNVTEVNTAINSSPAFGLKESMRSLAVFRKLPDLDRRLTDLEKKTNK
- a CDS encoding ABC transporter ATP-binding protein; this translates as MQIKAEQLGKKYRREWIVRRVDLTLTAGTSYTFVGPNGSGKSTLLQLLAGNLPTTEGTLSYSLNGRVLEADNWFRQISIAAPYLELVEELTLDELLVFHQTFKPFKAGLTPSQIADRLWLTNARHKEIKYFSSGMKQRVKLGLAFFSDVPVVILDEPTANLDRQGADWYQEQVRLLGANQLLLIGSNQPDEYDFCPNVLDVSQWKR
- the lpxA gene encoding acyl-ACP--UDP-N-acetylglucosamine O-acyltransferase; this translates as MIQPLAYIHPEARIAQNVVIEPFAIIHKDVDIAEGTWIGSHAVINEGARIGRNCKIYPGAVISSTPQDLKFKNEYTLTFIGDNTTIREYATISRGTEEHWKTEIGTNCLIMAYAHIAHDCRIGNNCLVINNVQMAGHVHMGDWAIIGGSSSVHQWVKIGAHAIVSGGSLVRKDVPPFTKAAREPLSYTGINSVGLRRRGFDNDKINQVQEIYRYIYLRGLNNADALTQIELELPPSDERDEIVNFIRSSERGIMKGPASGGIDRD